Within Micromonospora narathiwatensis, the genomic segment CCCGGGCAGAGTTCCTACTCAACAGGTAGGGGTTCTGGATCACTGCACGCTGGTAAGTGGGGACCATTGCTGGGTAGGCGACCTTTATCTCACTAGATGGAAGGCCGTTGACCGCCTCGGAGAGTGCCCGGCAGCATGAGATCGCTATCGCCCCGCGTCGTCCCGGGGTACGGAGGAGTCAGCCCCGCCCTCGCCGACGAACTGGAGGCCGTCGTGGACCACGCGCTGCCGCCGCGCCGCCGGCACAGCCGGCTCCTGCCCGGCCGTGGCCGGTCGGCCCGGCGAGCCGCCACGCGCGTCGGCTGGGCATCCGCACCCTCGCGCACGAGGCGCGCCGGCCGCGAGCGGGTGACGGCGTGACCACCGTGGACCGGCCCGTGACCGGCTCCGTCGAGCTGCGCCCCGTCGACCGGGACTCGTTCCGTGGCCTGCTGGGCCGGCAGGAGCCCACGGTCACCGTGGTCACCGCGCCCGGCCTCGCCTTCGGCCGGCGCCTGCCCTCGCTGCCGCCGGCCGGCGGCGCCGCCACCGACCTCACCGCCGAATCCGATGATCCACCGCTGGTGTCGTTCCGCCTCGCGCGGCAGCCGGCGAACTGTCCGCCCCTGGCCCGCGCCGAGCACCTGGCCGTGCACCTGCTCGCCACCGGGCACCCGCTCGCCACCGGGCACCCGGCGACGGTGGACCTCTTCATCCTCGACGGCGCCGCCCGACTCGACTGGGTCCCGGGCCCGTTCGGCGTGCCGCTGATCGGCGACGCCCGCGCCGTCCTGCTCTGCCGGGTGGTGCGCCGGACCGAGGCCGGCGACCACACCGTGGTCCTCGGGGAGCCCCTGGCGCTCGGCGCCGACCTGGCGGTCAGGGCCCGCTGACGCCGACCCCGGTCAGCGGGGTTCCCAGGCGTCGGGGCGGGCGATCAGCCGGCGTACGTGGCCGGGAAGCTTCCCGCTGACCATCTCAGCCAGGCTCACCTCGTCGACCACCTGCCGCACGGCGGCGCGGACCGCCACCCA encodes:
- a CDS encoding flavin reductase family protein encodes the protein MTTVDRPVTGSVELRPVDRDSFRGLLGRQEPTVTVVTAPGLAFGRRLPSLPPAGGAATDLTAESDDPPLVSFRLARQPANCPPLARAEHLAVHLLATGHPLATGHPATVDLFILDGAARLDWVPGPFGVPLIGDARAVLLCRVVRRTEAGDHTVVLGEPLALGADLAVRAR